In Deltaproteobacteria bacterium PRO3, the following proteins share a genomic window:
- a CDS encoding vitamin B12-dependent ribonucleotide reductase: MTVKALPSVRSNRRAATTGKGKGLKINRRYTEAGKDPLESLSYEYRTSVITNPDGSVVFKMDNAEIPKGWSQLATDIIVSKYFRKAGVPKTGRETSAKQVVHRIAHSIRVAGENLGGYFASPEDAQAFEDELKYLLITQRGAFNSPVWFNCGLYQEYGIEGSGGNYFWNPKDGSIGTTVNSYEHPQCSACFIQAVDDDLMSIFDLAKNEARLFKYGSGTGSNFSKIRGHQEKLSGGGTSSGLMSFLEVLDRGAGATKSGGTTRRAAKMVCLDMDHPEIVDFINWKVREERKVAALIAAGYSSDFNGDAYRTVGGQNSNNSVRVTDEFMNAVTEDKEWKTYMRTTGAVVDTLQARDLFKQIAFAAWACADPGVQYDSTINKWHTCKNTGRINASNPCSEYMFLDDTACNLSSINLTKYLNEDGSWDVEGYRHAIRTLILAQEILVDFSSYPTERIAQNSHDFRPLGLGYANLGSALMIQGIPYDSEEGRQTAAALTAILCGHGYATSAEIAAAKAPFPGFEMNREPMLEVIGMHRDAAYKIDGAACPAELLKAAQEDWDDALKLGEQHGYRNAQATVLAPTGTIGLLMDCDTTGIEPDFALVKFKKLAGGGYFKIINQSVPAALKKLGYSAREIADIVTYVRGTSSLHGAPHVNRDSLHAKGFTESEIEKIEGTLEGVFDISQAFSAWNIGDETLLRLGFKKEKYKDPSFNLLSALGFSAAQVTEANDVICGRMTIEGAPHLNPDHLPIFDCANKCGPYGKRFLAPMSHVRMMAATQPFLSGAISKTVNLPEEASVEDIEEIYMEGWKLGLKAVALYRDGCKLSQPLSTKSDKKEEAREETSAVAAAPALQRRRMPRKRRGFTQEARVGGNKVYLRTGEYEDGTLGEIFIDMHKEGAAFRSMMNCFAIAVSLGLQYGVPLKEFVDVFTFTRFEPQGPVDHPNIKFATSIIDFIFRLLGLEYMGRTDLVQVKPNDQQLLDLASAKAQIEKVAEPTAKPSSPPQLAVIQGERAEPVEGKAENTLSDHLSTMMGDAPFCDQCGHITVRNGACYKCLNCGNSMGCS, from the coding sequence ATGACCGTGAAGGCCCTACCGTCCGTCCGCTCCAATCGCCGCGCCGCTACTACCGGCAAGGGCAAGGGACTGAAGATCAACCGCCGCTACACCGAGGCCGGCAAAGACCCGCTGGAGTCCCTCTCCTACGAGTACCGCACTTCGGTCATCACCAATCCCGACGGCTCGGTGGTCTTCAAGATGGACAACGCGGAGATCCCCAAGGGCTGGAGCCAGCTGGCCACCGACATCATCGTCTCGAAGTACTTCCGCAAGGCGGGCGTGCCCAAGACCGGCCGCGAGACCTCGGCCAAGCAGGTCGTGCACCGCATCGCCCACAGCATCCGCGTCGCGGGCGAAAACCTGGGCGGCTACTTCGCGAGCCCGGAGGACGCGCAGGCCTTCGAGGACGAGCTGAAATACCTCCTCATCACCCAGCGCGGGGCCTTCAACTCGCCGGTATGGTTCAACTGCGGCCTCTACCAAGAATACGGCATCGAGGGCTCGGGCGGTAACTACTTCTGGAACCCGAAGGACGGCAGCATCGGCACCACCGTCAACTCCTACGAGCATCCGCAGTGCTCGGCCTGCTTCATCCAGGCGGTCGACGACGACCTGATGAGCATCTTCGACCTGGCCAAAAACGAGGCGCGCCTCTTCAAGTACGGCTCGGGCACGGGCTCCAACTTCTCCAAGATCCGCGGCCACCAAGAGAAGCTCAGCGGCGGCGGCACCTCCTCGGGCCTGATGAGCTTCCTCGAGGTGCTGGACCGCGGCGCCGGCGCCACCAAGAGCGGCGGCACCACGCGGCGCGCGGCCAAGATGGTCTGCCTCGACATGGACCACCCCGAGATCGTCGACTTCATCAACTGGAAGGTCCGGGAAGAGCGCAAGGTGGCGGCCCTGATCGCCGCCGGCTACTCCAGCGACTTCAACGGCGACGCCTACCGCACGGTCGGCGGGCAAAATTCCAACAACTCGGTGCGCGTCACCGACGAGTTCATGAACGCCGTGACCGAGGACAAGGAGTGGAAGACCTACATGCGCACCACCGGCGCGGTGGTCGACACGCTGCAGGCCCGCGACCTCTTCAAGCAGATCGCCTTCGCCGCCTGGGCCTGCGCCGATCCCGGCGTGCAGTACGACAGCACGATCAACAAGTGGCACACCTGCAAGAACACCGGCCGCATCAACGCCAGCAATCCCTGCTCCGAGTACATGTTCTTGGACGACACGGCCTGCAACCTCTCCTCGATCAACCTGACCAAGTACTTGAACGAGGACGGCAGCTGGGACGTCGAGGGCTACCGCCACGCGATCCGCACCCTGATCCTGGCGCAGGAGATCCTGGTCGACTTCAGCTCCTACCCGACCGAGCGTATCGCGCAGAACAGCCACGACTTCCGCCCGCTGGGCCTGGGCTACGCCAACCTGGGCTCCGCCCTGATGATCCAGGGCATCCCCTACGATTCCGAAGAGGGCCGGCAGACCGCCGCGGCGCTCACCGCCATCCTCTGCGGCCATGGCTACGCAACCTCCGCCGAGATCGCGGCCGCCAAGGCGCCCTTCCCCGGCTTCGAGATGAACCGCGAGCCCATGCTGGAAGTCATCGGCATGCACCGGGACGCCGCCTACAAGATCGACGGCGCCGCCTGCCCCGCCGAGCTGCTGAAAGCCGCCCAAGAAGACTGGGACGACGCCCTCAAGCTGGGCGAGCAGCATGGCTACCGCAACGCCCAGGCGACGGTCCTGGCGCCCACCGGCACCATCGGCCTCTTGATGGACTGCGACACCACCGGCATCGAGCCCGACTTCGCCCTGGTGAAGTTCAAGAAGCTGGCCGGCGGCGGCTACTTCAAGATCATCAACCAGTCGGTGCCCGCCGCGCTCAAGAAACTGGGCTACTCGGCCCGCGAGATCGCCGACATCGTCACCTACGTGCGCGGCACCTCCAGCCTGCACGGCGCGCCGCACGTCAACCGCGACAGCCTGCACGCCAAGGGCTTCACCGAGAGCGAAATCGAGAAGATCGAGGGCACGCTGGAAGGGGTCTTCGACATCTCCCAGGCCTTCAGCGCCTGGAACATCGGCGACGAGACCCTGCTGCGCCTGGGCTTCAAGAAGGAAAAATACAAGGATCCCTCCTTCAACCTGCTCTCGGCCTTGGGCTTCAGCGCCGCGCAGGTCACCGAGGCCAACGACGTGATCTGCGGCCGCATGACCATCGAGGGCGCGCCGCACTTAAACCCCGACCACCTGCCGATCTTCGACTGCGCCAACAAGTGCGGTCCATACGGCAAGCGCTTCCTGGCCCCGATGAGCCACGTCCGGATGATGGCGGCCACCCAGCCCTTCCTCTCGGGCGCCATCAGCAAGACGGTCAACCTGCCGGAAGAGGCGAGCGTCGAGGACATCGAGGAGATCTACATGGAGGGCTGGAAGCTGGGCCTCAAGGCGGTGGCCCTGTACCGCGACGGCTGCAAGCTGAGCCAGCCGCTCTCCACCAAGAGCGACAAGAAGGAAGAAGCGAGGGAAGAGACCTCGGCGGTCGCGGCCGCGCCCGCCCTGCAACGCCGCCGCATGCCCCGCAAGCGCCGCGGCTTCACGCAGGAGGCGCGCGTCGGCGGCAACAAGGTCTACCTGCGCACCGGCGAGTACGAAGACGGCACCCTGGGCGAGATCTTCATCGACATGCACAAGGAGGGCGCCGCCTTCCGCAGCATGATGAACTGCTTCGCGATCGCGGTCTCCCTGGGCCTGCAGTACGGCGTGCCGCTCAAAGAGTTCGTCGACGTTTTCACCTTCACCCGCTTCGAGCCGCAGGGGCCGGTCGACCACCCGAACATCAAGTTCGCGACCTCGATCATCGACTTCATCTTCCGCCTCTTGGGGCTGGAGTACATGGGCCGCACCGACCTGGTGCAGGTGAAGCCCAATGACCAGCAGCTCCTGGACCTGGCCAGCGCCAAGGCGCAGATCGAGAAGGTCGCCGAGCCGACCGCCAAGCCCTCCTCGCCGCCGCAGCTGGCGGTGATCCAGGGCGAGCGCGCCGAGCCCGTCGAGGGCAAGGCAGAAAACACCTTAAGCGACCACCTCTCCACGATGATGGGCGACGCCCCCTTCTGCGACCAATGCGGCCACATCACGGTGCGCAACGGGGCCTGTTACAAGTGCCTGAATTGCGGGAATTCGATGGGGTGCTCGTAA
- a CDS encoding DUF3592 domain-containing protein gives MLYALLYLAFGIAALIYSAYVLWQRGTVRGWPTTTGEFLERKVERSPDGRAGRTAAPAFQYEALVKYRYQVEGRDYVCDRLYRVGWVTSSRKNRQALLDRLPDPPAVRYNPAHPQDACLLALPLSSAIWGLAVGAAVTVTALLYLAVKLLDRPPAG, from the coding sequence GTGCTCTACGCCCTGCTCTACCTGGCCTTCGGCATCGCCGCCCTAATCTACAGCGCCTACGTCCTTTGGCAGCGCGGGACCGTGCGCGGCTGGCCGACGACGACGGGGGAATTTTTAGAACGTAAGGTGGAGCGCTCCCCGGACGGCCGCGCGGGACGCACCGCGGCGCCGGCCTTTCAATACGAGGCCCTGGTGAAATACCGCTACCAAGTGGAAGGGCGCGATTACGTTTGCGACCGCCTCTATCGCGTGGGCTGGGTCACGAGCAGCCGGAAAAACCGTCAGGCCCTCCTGGATCGATTGCCGGATCCGCCGGCGGTTCGCTACAACCCCGCCCACCCGCAGGACGCCTGCCTGCTGGCGCTTCCCTTGAGCTCGGCGATATGGGGGCTGGCCGTGGGGGCGGCGGTCACGGTCACCGCCTTGCTCTACCTCGCGGTCAAGCTTTTGGATCGCCCGCCCGCCGGCTGA
- a CDS encoding prolipoprotein diacylglyceryl transferase: MAFPQIDPFLFRVGPVGLSWYAFMYLLGFTCAYFLLRYRYRRGLFHLPQAGDVSLLVTYCFYGLILGARVGYVVFYNPQFYLEHPWEIPAIWHGGMSFHGGLAGTILAMYLFARRVQLPFYHVADNVGLCAPIGLGFGRIGNFINGELYGRVSDAPWAMVFPSGGPRPRHPSQLYEAFLEGPILWLILYATSRLQKKDGYVSCMLLVGYGVLRFIVEFFREPDPQLGTILGPLSMGQLLCLAMILAGFVLMVLLPAPRPGVPNAAR; this comes from the coding sequence TTGGCCTTTCCGCAAATCGACCCCTTTCTGTTCCGCGTCGGACCCGTGGGCTTAAGCTGGTACGCCTTCATGTACCTGCTCGGCTTCACCTGCGCATATTTCCTGCTGCGCTATCGCTACCGCCGGGGCCTGTTCCACCTGCCGCAGGCGGGCGACGTCTCGTTGCTGGTCACTTATTGCTTCTACGGCCTCATCCTCGGGGCGCGCGTGGGCTACGTCGTCTTCTACAACCCGCAATTCTACCTCGAGCACCCTTGGGAGATCCCGGCGATCTGGCACGGCGGGATGAGTTTCCACGGCGGCCTGGCCGGGACGATCTTGGCGATGTACCTCTTCGCGCGGCGGGTGCAGCTGCCCTTCTATCACGTCGCCGACAACGTCGGGCTCTGCGCGCCGATCGGCTTGGGCTTCGGGCGCATCGGCAACTTCATCAACGGCGAGCTCTACGGCCGCGTCAGCGACGCGCCTTGGGCGATGGTGTTTCCGAGCGGGGGGCCGAGGCCGCGGCACCCCTCGCAGCTCTACGAGGCCTTCCTCGAGGGGCCGATCTTATGGCTGATCCTCTACGCGACCTCGCGCCTGCAAAAGAAGGACGGCTACGTCTCCTGCATGCTGCTGGTCGGCTACGGGGTCCTGCGCTTCATCGTCGAGTTCTTCCGCGAGCCCGATCCCCAGCTGGGGACGATCCTGGGCCCCCTCTCGATGGGGCAGCTGCTCTGCCTGGCGATGATCCTGGCCGGTTTTGTCTTGATGGTCCTGCTGCCCGCGCCGCGGCCGGGAGTCCCGAACGCGGCGCGGTAA
- a CDS encoding polyketide cyclase → MPNTIRLHRVFRAPPERVYRAFLDPAALAKWLPPNGFTAQVHRLDAKVGGSYQMSFTNFSNGQSHSFGGEYLELVPNERLRYTDRFDDPNLPGLMETIVTLKPVSCGTELQVVQEGVPDIIPAEACYVGWQECLVLLGKLVEAEIKEP, encoded by the coding sequence ATGCCGAATACGATCCGTTTGCACCGCGTCTTTCGAGCCCCGCCCGAGCGCGTCTACCGCGCCTTCCTGGACCCCGCCGCCCTGGCTAAGTGGCTGCCGCCCAACGGCTTCACTGCCCAGGTCCATCGCCTCGACGCCAAGGTTGGCGGCAGCTACCAGATGTCGTTCACGAATTTCTCTAACGGACAGAGCCACTCCTTCGGCGGCGAGTACCTCGAGCTGGTGCCCAACGAGCGTCTGCGCTACACGGACCGATTCGACGACCCGAATCTGCCCGGCCTGATGGAGACGATCGTCACCTTGAAACCGGTGTCCTGCGGGACGGAGCTGCAGGTCGTGCAAGAGGGCGTGCCGGACATCATCCCGGCCGAGGCTTGTTACGTCGGGTGGCAGGAGTGCCTGGTGCTGTTGGGGAAATTGGTCGAGGCGGAGATTAAAGAACCGTAA